TATTCAAGATCAAATTCGCCAACTAAACAGGATTTGGAAAAACTGATGGCTAATTTAGAAAATGGGAAATATGCTTATGTATTTTCTTCAGGAATGGGAGCGACAAATGCTGTTCTAACATTATTTCAGTCAGGAGATCATGTAATAGTGGGTGCTGATGTCTATGGAGGAACATATAGGATAATAAAAGAGCTGTACCCAAAATTTGGGATAGACTATACTTTTGTTGATACCACGGAATTAAAAAATATAGAAGATGCAGTAAAAGAAAATACGAAGGCGATTATTGTTGAAACACCTTCCAATCCTCTTATGGATGTCACTGATATAAAAGGAACTGTTGCCATAGCAAAAAAGCATGGAATAATAACTGTGGTAGACAACACTTTTCTGACACCTTATCTGCAAAAACCATTGGATTTAGGTGCTGACATTGTAATACACAGTGCAACAAAGTTTTTATCAGGTCACCATGACATTATAGCGGGAGTAGTTGTAACTAATGATGAGGAAATAGGAGCAAAAATAAAGTTTGCAATGAGAACTGCAGGAGGAATAATGTCACCTTTTGATAGCTGGCTGTTAATAAGAAGTTTGAAAACTTTAAAAGTTAGAATGGATGCCGCTCAGAAAAATACAGAGCAGCTGGTGGAGTTTTTCCAGAATCATCCTGCTGTAAAGGAAGTTCTATATCCTACAGCTGACAACAATAAAGGGAAAAAAATTCAGGAAAGTCAAGCTAGTGGAGGTGGAGCAGTCTTTTCCTTCAGATTAAAGGATGACAGAAGAGTTGCACCTTTCTTTAATAACTTGAAGTTAGCAACATTGGCAGCAAGTTTAGGAGGAACTGAAACGCTGGTAACTCATCCTGCGACTATTACTCACGATGATATGCCTGAAAAAGAAAGGGAAGCAAGAGGTTTAACATATTCGTTAATAAGAGTCGCCCCAGGGATTGAAAATATAAAAGATCTTATAGAGGACTTTAAACAGGCATTGGAAAAGTAAATTACACAAACATAGTTAAATAATAAATTTATATATATTATTTAAAAAATCAAATTAAGAATGGAGAGATCAGATGAAGAAATTTTTGGAAAAATACCCTCTTCCTATATCAGGATTAGCATTGGGTATAGCAACTTTGGGAAACTTACTAAATAACTATGGGGCAGGTTATAAGGTGGTATCTGGATGGATAGCACTTATAATGATGGTAATCCTGACAATTAAAATTCTTTCGAATATTGAAGGATTTAAAAAAGCTATGGAAAATCCTGTTATTTCAGGAAGTTTTGCAACATATTCAATGGCAATAATTGTTTTGTCGGCATACATTACACCTAAATCACCATTTAAGCCGGTGGCTAATATTGCGTGGTATGTAGGAATTGCAATTCACGTACTGCTTATTATATGGTTTACATTGAAATTTGCAGTAAAGAAAAATATAGCGACTGTATTTACTACATGGTTTATCGTATATGTTGGAATAGTAACAGCTACAGTAACAGCA
This Leptotrichia sp. oral taxon 215 str. W9775 DNA region includes the following protein-coding sequences:
- a CDS encoding PLP-dependent aspartate aminotransferase family protein codes for the protein MEFETRAVHGGEEKNKDKFFGSTIDMASAFPIKKFGESQDFVYSRSNSPTKQDLEKLMANLENGKYAYVFSSGMGATNAVLTLFQSGDHVIVGADVYGGTYRIIKELYPKFGIDYTFVDTTELKNIEDAVKENTKAIIVETPSNPLMDVTDIKGTVAIAKKHGIITVVDNTFLTPYLQKPLDLGADIVIHSATKFLSGHHDIIAGVVVTNDEEIGAKIKFAMRTAGGIMSPFDSWLLIRSLKTLKVRMDAAQKNTEQLVEFFQNHPAVKEVLYPTADNNKGKKIQESQASGGGAVFSFRLKDDRRVAPFFNNLKLATLAASLGGTETLVTHPATITHDDMPEKEREARGLTYSLIRVAPGIENIKDLIEDFKQALEK